The region GCTATGGGTCTACCTGTTTCCATATTAACAAAAACCAATATAGAGTTTGCAGTTGTTAATAAGTCGCCATTTTTGTTATACAGTTCATAATCAAATTCTATCTTTACAGAAGACATTTTTTTAAATATTGTACGGATAGTTATTTCATCATCATAAAAGGCTGATTTCTTATAATTCATTGTCAAGGAAACAACAGGTAGCATCACGCCT is a window of Myroides oncorhynchi DNA encoding:
- a CDS encoding acyl-CoA thioesterase, encoding MKYFDYNVRVRYAETDKMGVVYHGNYAQYFEIGRVEWLRNLGISYRKMEELGVMLPVVSLTMNYKKSAFYDDEITIRTIFKKMSSVKIEFDYELYNKNGDLLTTANSILVFVNMETGRPIAAPQYVIEKIESI